In one Dehalogenimonas formicexedens genomic region, the following are encoded:
- the tilS gene encoding tRNA lysidine(34) synthetase TilS: MTTTQKTEKKILDFIRARRLVSRGDRVIVAVSGGADSVTLLHILHKVRDELGCELHVAHLDHRLRGDASHQDAQFVAGLAQKLGLPSTIEARAVRTYREENRLSTEEAAREVRYKFLSEVAEKIGASSVAVAHTLSDHVETVTLHLLRGTGLTGLVGLKDKSILRYKRVGPLTLIRPLLCLKRAEVEEYCRELTLEFRTDATNESLSFTRNRIRHTLLPGLRKDFNPRIDDALDKLAKIAADDVDFIQTETSKVASGVVRLDGNTVAIDRKGFASLHPALKRALLRQVLSSVLGSPKDIEAVHIEAMLDVAEGETGRSIDLLDGVAFVSGYQDLTLGRNAFEDIPLPEIKGERSLNIPGVTEISGWRVKATILENGTGLLTAGASDEYTGLFDLDAVGDELKVRARRAGDCLVPLGMESQKSVKDFFIDTKVPRAWRSRIPLVVNPCQVVWVVGHRLDDRVKVTPSSRRILRLEFTKTGC, encoded by the coding sequence ATGACCACAACGCAAAAAACCGAAAAGAAAATCCTGGATTTTATCCGAGCGCGCCGGTTGGTGTCCAGGGGTGACAGGGTAATTGTCGCCGTGTCCGGCGGTGCGGATTCGGTTACCCTGCTTCATATATTACATAAAGTCAGGGATGAACTTGGTTGTGAACTTCACGTAGCCCACCTGGATCATCGACTGCGAGGGGATGCCTCCCATCAGGACGCGCAATTTGTGGCCGGCCTGGCCCAAAAGCTCGGGCTTCCTTCCACTATCGAGGCAAGGGCTGTCAGAACTTACCGCGAAGAAAACCGTTTGTCAACCGAAGAAGCCGCCCGTGAGGTTCGGTACAAATTTCTCTCAGAGGTGGCTGAGAAAATTGGAGCTTCATCGGTGGCGGTAGCTCACACCCTTAGCGATCATGTGGAAACGGTGACGCTTCATCTATTGCGGGGAACCGGCCTGACGGGGCTCGTGGGCCTTAAAGACAAAAGTATCCTGCGTTACAAGCGAGTCGGTCCCTTGACCTTGATTCGGCCGTTGTTGTGCCTCAAGCGAGCCGAGGTGGAAGAATATTGCCGAGAGTTGACTCTTGAATTCCGTACCGACGCCACCAATGAATCTCTGTCATTCACCCGCAACCGTATTCGCCATACTCTGCTCCCCGGCTTACGTAAAGACTTTAACCCTAGAATTGACGACGCGCTTGATAAGTTGGCTAAAATTGCCGCTGATGATGTCGATTTTATACAGACCGAAACTTCTAAAGTTGCCTCCGGGGTTGTCCGCCTCGACGGTAATACCGTCGCAATCGACCGAAAAGGGTTTGCCTCTCTTCACCCGGCTCTTAAGCGTGCACTGCTCCGGCAGGTACTCAGTTCGGTTCTTGGGAGTCCGAAGGACATCGAGGCAGTTCATATTGAAGCCATGCTCGATGTGGCGGAGGGCGAAACGGGGCGAAGCATCGACCTGCTCGATGGCGTAGCCTTTGTATCGGGTTACCAGGACCTGACTCTAGGGAGGAATGCCTTCGAAGATATCCCGTTGCCCGAGATCAAAGGAGAGCGCAGCCTGAATATTCCCGGGGTGACGGAGATCTCCGGTTGGCGGGTTAAGGCAACAATACTCGAGAACGGGACCGGGCTTTTGACGGCCGGGGCATCTGATGAATACACCGGGCTATTCGATCTGGATGCAGTTGGCGATGAACTTAAGGTCAGGGCCCGGCGGGCGGGCGATTGTCTGGTTCCGCTTGGCATGGAATCTCAGAAATCGGTCAAGGACTTCTTCATCGACACCAAAGTGCCCCGTGCCTGGCGTTCCAGGATTCCTCTTGTTGTCAACCCCTGTCAGGTCGTGTGGGTGGTTGGGCACCGGCTTGATGACCGGGTTAAGGTGACCCCGTCTTCACGGCGGATCCTTCGTTTGGAGTTCACCAAAACCGGTTGCTAG
- the purM gene encoding phosphoribosylformylglycinamidine cyclo-ligase codes for MKQDAYAAAGVSIDSAAIAKERIKNLARATLTPNVLAGPGFFGGMFEVPCGYNKPVLVSSCDGVGTKLRIASAMGKHDTVGIDIVNHSVNDILTCGATPLFFLDYIAMGKLDPVLIAEVVKGLSTACQQVGCALIGGETAEMPGLYHGNDYDLAGFIVGIVEKDDILNGQSIKPGDAVLGLPSTGLHTNGYSLARRVLGETASAMIMRYPILTGSVGEALITPHRSYLADLKPVLTEIKGLAHITGGGFTDNIPRTLPPGTAVHITKGAWEVLPIFELIQELGNVADAEMYRVFNMGIGMVIVAEPAKVPSLLKSMPEAKVIGEVTADKGLGRVTID; via the coding sequence ATCAAACAAGATGCGTATGCCGCCGCCGGCGTTTCCATCGATTCCGCCGCCATAGCAAAGGAACGGATCAAAAACCTTGCCAGAGCCACCTTGACGCCAAATGTCCTGGCTGGCCCCGGGTTCTTCGGCGGCATGTTCGAAGTGCCATGCGGTTACAACAAACCAGTGCTGGTCTCCAGTTGCGACGGCGTCGGCACCAAGCTCCGGATAGCTTCGGCCATGGGCAAACACGACACTGTGGGCATCGACATAGTCAATCACAGCGTTAATGATATCCTGACCTGCGGCGCGACCCCCCTGTTCTTCCTGGACTATATCGCCATGGGCAAGCTTGACCCGGTCCTGATAGCTGAGGTTGTCAAAGGCTTGTCCACAGCATGTCAACAGGTCGGTTGCGCTTTGATCGGCGGAGAAACCGCCGAAATGCCAGGGTTATATCACGGCAATGACTATGACCTGGCTGGCTTTATCGTCGGTATCGTCGAAAAAGACGACATCCTGAACGGGCAATCCATAAAACCGGGTGATGCCGTCCTCGGGCTGCCTTCGACCGGGCTTCACACCAACGGTTATTCCCTCGCCCGGAGAGTCCTGGGAGAGACGGCGTCGGCAATGATCATGCGTTACCCCATCCTGACCGGCAGTGTCGGTGAAGCCCTGATCACGCCCCACCGGTCCTATCTCGCCGACTTGAAACCCGTTCTCACCGAAATCAAAGGACTGGCGCACATAACCGGGGGCGGCTTTACCGACAACATCCCCAGAACCTTACCGCCCGGTACCGCTGTCCATATCACCAAAGGCGCCTGGGAAGTACTTCCGATCTTCGAACTTATCCAGGAATTGGGGAATGTAGCCGATGCCGAGATGTACCGGGTGTTCAACATGGGTATTGGCATGGTGATTGTTGCTGAACCGGCTAAAGTTCCGTCGCTGTTGAAATCAATGCCCGAGGCAAAGGTCATCGGTGAAGTGACCGCGGATAAAGGGCTCGGGAGAGTCACCATCGATTAA
- a CDS encoding MerR family transcriptional regulator, producing MEEERYRPRYVIHVAAELIGVKTHTLRYYERSGLVKPQRSPGNIRLYSESDIDILRRVRNLIDELGVNMAGVEVITNMLQKMNEMMKENERLRAEVLRLQKGRS from the coding sequence ATGGAAGAAGAACGATATCGGCCACGTTATGTGATCCATGTCGCCGCTGAGTTGATCGGCGTAAAAACGCATACGCTTCGTTATTATGAGCGTTCGGGACTGGTGAAGCCTCAACGGTCGCCGGGCAATATCAGACTTTATTCGGAAAGTGACATAGATATACTGCGCCGGGTCAGGAATCTCATCGATGAGTTGGGAGTCAACATGGCCGGTGTGGAAGTTATCACCAATATGCTGCAGAAAATGAACGAAATGATGAAGGAGAATGAAAGGCTTCGCGCAGAAGTTCTCCGCTTGCAGAAAGGAAGAAGTTAA
- a CDS encoding C-GCAxxG-C-C family protein, which translates to MTRSENARLNMIESKMNCAQSVLTAFCEDLGLDKATALKLSRGFGGGMGRTGNTCGAVTGAYMVIGLSEQKSAREGVEAVYTRIQEFNRRFVAVHRTTGCTELLGCDLGTPEGLAKARSEGLFTSLCPNFVASAVKILEELK; encoded by the coding sequence ATGACCCGTTCTGAAAACGCGCGGCTGAACATGATCGAATCCAAAATGAACTGCGCTCAATCGGTATTGACCGCTTTTTGCGAGGATCTCGGGCTCGATAAGGCAACCGCATTGAAGTTATCGAGGGGATTCGGCGGGGGGATGGGAAGAACCGGAAATACATGCGGCGCCGTTACTGGGGCATATATGGTGATCGGGCTTTCCGAACAGAAATCAGCTCGGGAAGGCGTCGAGGCTGTCTACACCCGGATCCAGGAATTCAACCGGCGGTTTGTAGCGGTTCATCGAACGACCGGTTGCACGGAACTGCTGGGCTGCGATCTCGGCACTCCCGAAGGCTTGGCCAAAGCCAGGAGCGAGGGTTTGTTTACCAGCCTGTGTCCGAACTTTGTCGCCAGCGCGGTGAAGATCCTGGAAGAACTTAAATAG
- a CDS encoding nicotinate phosphoribosyltransferase, with protein MNDHDSAHLNKWEKFPPPEAVVEGDSADVYFHRTIEILRKEDLNPTAVMEVFPNAPGIICGMDEVLALLDRVLPEARREVWALADGDAVASKEVALRIRAPYQSFGLYETAILGFLASGTGWATASGECVQAAGAIPCISFGARHVHPLVSGRMDYAAVIGGCAGCSSVEGARLAGIEPSGTMPHALIIVMGDTVKATLAFDKYIDQSVSRVSLVDTFKDEAEESLRVANALGDKLKAVRLDTPVERGRVTSELVKEIRARLDQAGHHGVGVFVTGGITPDRIRYFIERGAPVTGFGVGSYISGAKPIDYTGDLHEIDGKPIAKRGRIPGITASPRLRRVM; from the coding sequence ATGAATGACCATGATTCCGCTCATTTAAACAAGTGGGAGAAGTTCCCGCCGCCCGAAGCCGTGGTCGAGGGCGATTCGGCGGACGTTTATTTTCACCGTACCATCGAAATCCTGAGAAAAGAAGACCTGAACCCGACGGCGGTCATGGAGGTCTTTCCCAACGCCCCGGGCATCATCTGTGGTATGGATGAAGTTTTGGCCTTGCTCGACCGGGTCCTGCCCGAAGCCCGCCGGGAAGTTTGGGCACTGGCAGACGGTGACGCCGTGGCTTCCAAAGAGGTCGCTTTACGCATCAGGGCGCCATACCAGAGCTTCGGGCTCTATGAGACCGCCATTCTGGGTTTCCTGGCTTCCGGAACCGGGTGGGCTACCGCCTCCGGTGAGTGCGTCCAGGCTGCCGGCGCCATTCCCTGCATCAGTTTCGGCGCCCGCCACGTCCACCCGCTGGTTTCGGGAAGAATGGACTACGCCGCCGTCATTGGCGGGTGCGCGGGCTGTTCGAGCGTTGAAGGTGCCAGACTGGCAGGCATCGAACCGTCAGGGACGATGCCTCATGCCCTTATCATCGTCATGGGCGACACCGTTAAAGCCACTCTTGCCTTTGACAAATATATCGATCAATCCGTATCCCGGGTATCCCTGGTTGACACCTTCAAAGACGAGGCTGAAGAAAGTCTTCGGGTTGCCAATGCCCTCGGCGATAAGCTCAAAGCCGTCCGTTTGGACACCCCTGTTGAGCGCGGAAGGGTCACCTCAGAACTGGTCAAAGAGATCCGCGCCCGGCTTGACCAGGCTGGACATCATGGAGTTGGCGTTTTTGTAACCGGCGGTATTACCCCTGACCGTATCAGGTATTTCATCGAGCGCGGCGCCCCGGTGACCGGATTCGGCGTCGGCAGTTATATATCAGGCGCCAAGCCGATAGATTACACCGGAGATCTTCACGAGATCGACGGTAAACCGATAGCCAAACGAGGCAGGATCCCCGGAATAACGGCCAGCCCGCGCCTCAGGCGCGTTATGTGA
- the purH gene encoding bifunctional phosphoribosylaminoimidazolecarboxamide formyltransferase/IMP cyclohydrolase, whose product MRAILSVSDKTGLESFATELAKLGWEVFSTGGTKKSLSAAGVPVHSISDITGFPEILDGRVKTLHPMVHGGILARRDKEDHMAQLAQSGITPIDMVVVNLYPFVQTVSKGDVTLETALENIDIGGPAMIRASAKNFPGVIIVTDPGDYAMIIDKLKGPGLTLDDRKRLAQKAFQHTAMYDTAISQYLWQGNEGFPENMTIALKKRYGLRYGENPHQPAAFYAEQRVGASQNSGITWAEQLWGKELSFNNILDADAAWSTATDFSDPTVAIIKHTNPCGLASGEDLSEAYKKAFEGDPVSAYGGIVAVNRTLTAAMAEAMRGTFYEISIAPDYEEAALDILKKRKDLRILKAKLPAPETQPPLDYRRVKGGLLVQQADIMPDSALSLKTVTKRAPTEAEIADMLFAFRAVKHIKSNAIALVKDRMLLGMGAGQPNRVTSVDIAVKRAGEKSKGSVLASDAMFPFNDSVLQAAAAGVVAIIQPGGSIRDDASIQAADENNIAMVFTGIRHFLH is encoded by the coding sequence ATGCGAGCCATTCTCAGTGTCTCCGATAAAACCGGATTAGAATCCTTCGCCACCGAACTCGCCAAACTGGGCTGGGAGGTCTTCTCCACCGGCGGCACCAAGAAATCCCTCTCGGCGGCCGGAGTCCCTGTCCATTCGATTTCAGATATCACCGGATTCCCGGAGATCCTGGACGGCCGGGTCAAGACGCTTCATCCTATGGTTCACGGCGGCATCCTGGCCCGGCGCGACAAGGAAGACCACATGGCTCAGCTGGCCCAAAGCGGCATCACACCCATTGACATGGTGGTGGTCAACCTCTACCCATTTGTCCAGACGGTGTCAAAGGGTGATGTCACTCTGGAAACCGCCCTGGAAAACATCGATATCGGCGGGCCGGCGATGATCCGGGCTTCGGCCAAGAATTTCCCCGGCGTCATCATCGTCACCGATCCCGGCGATTACGCTATGATCATCGACAAACTGAAGGGTCCCGGGCTCACCCTCGACGACCGCAAGCGCCTGGCTCAGAAAGCCTTCCAGCACACGGCGATGTACGACACGGCGATTTCACAGTACCTGTGGCAAGGGAATGAAGGCTTCCCGGAGAACATGACCATCGCACTTAAAAAACGCTACGGCTTGCGCTACGGCGAGAACCCCCACCAGCCTGCGGCCTTCTACGCCGAACAGCGGGTCGGCGCCAGCCAGAACAGCGGCATCACCTGGGCGGAACAGCTCTGGGGCAAAGAACTCTCGTTCAACAACATCCTGGACGCCGATGCCGCTTGGTCGACGGCCACCGATTTTTCGGATCCGACCGTAGCCATCATTAAACACACCAACCCGTGCGGGCTTGCCAGCGGCGAAGATCTATCAGAAGCCTACAAAAAAGCGTTCGAGGGCGACCCGGTTTCCGCGTACGGCGGCATTGTGGCGGTCAACCGGACGCTCACCGCCGCTATGGCCGAGGCGATGAGAGGGACTTTCTACGAGATCTCGATCGCTCCGGACTACGAGGAAGCCGCGCTCGACATTCTCAAAAAGCGGAAGGACCTGCGCATTCTCAAGGCCAAACTTCCTGCTCCGGAGACCCAGCCGCCCCTCGACTATCGCCGGGTGAAAGGCGGTCTGCTGGTTCAACAGGCCGACATCATGCCGGATTCGGCGTTAAGCCTCAAAACAGTGACGAAACGGGCGCCCACCGAAGCCGAAATCGCCGATATGCTGTTCGCCTTCCGTGCGGTCAAACATATCAAGTCCAACGCAATCGCCCTCGTCAAAGACAGGATGCTCCTGGGCATGGGCGCCGGCCAACCTAACCGGGTCACCAGTGTCGATATCGCGGTCAAGAGAGCGGGCGAAAAATCGAAAGGCAGTGTGCTGGCCTCCGATGCCATGTTTCCCTTTAACGACAGCGTGCTGCAAGCAGCGGCAGCCGGGGTTGTAGCCATCATCCAACCCGGCGGCTCTATCAGGGATGATGCGTCGATCCAGGCGGCAGATGAAAACAACATCGCCATGGTTTTTACAGGGATCCGGCATTTTCTGCATTAG
- the hgcC gene encoding HgcAB-associated protein HgcC, with amino-acid sequence MTEKTKSTESGCGESTECCRVEAIVSVDGRGQVVLPKEVREGLGLIAGDKMALVTLTRNGKPCCLVLTKADNLAKNARDLLGPLVKEL; translated from the coding sequence ATGACCGAGAAAACAAAATCTACCGAAAGTGGATGCGGCGAGTCGACCGAATGCTGCCGGGTCGAAGCGATAGTTTCCGTCGATGGCCGCGGCCAGGTGGTGCTGCCCAAAGAAGTGCGCGAAGGGCTGGGATTGATTGCCGGCGACAAGATGGCCTTGGTTACGCTGACGCGCAATGGAAAGCCTTGCTGCCTGGTCCTGACCAAGGCAGACAATCTAGCGAAAAACGCCAGAGATTTGCTCGGGCCCCTGGTTAAAGAACTTTAA
- a CDS encoding ATP-dependent Clp protease ATP-binding subunit, protein MRQEKFTEQAQEAVAASQQLVREYRHNQWDVEHLLMALLTQDKGLVGELVKELGVDADAIKTEVDAALSRVPKLDYDAQQIFPTPRIVQVGQEASQEAQRLKDEFIGTEHIFIAIVGEPKGLSASILKSFGIDKEKVYSALQKIRGSHRVTDARAESKYRSLAKYSRDLNEMAEQGKLDPVIGRELEIRRVMQILTRRTKNNPVIVGEAGVGKTAIAEGVAEKIVAGDVPSSLKNRRVMALDMGSLLAGAKFRGEFEERLKAVMDEVRSSQGEVILFIDEIHTLVGAGAAEGAIDASNMLKPSLARGEMQVIGATTSDDYRKYIEKDKALERRLQPVFVDEPSVEDTIEILKGLRPKYEAHHKIKITDEALDAAASLSQRYITDRHLPDKAIDLIDEAASKIRLDMESTPENVREIEKRLQQLQMEEDAASQRNDYAEAASLKSERLRLEEEFKKERDAWMAGKKITGEVCAPDIAALIAVSTGIPVSQMLEGEAEKLVHMEERIHERFVDQNEAVVAVAEAIRRSRAGLKDPRRPIGSFLFLGPTGVGKTELARSLAWFMFGDETAMVRIDMSEYQERHTVSRMIGAPPGYIGFEEGGQLTEAVRKRPYRVILLDEVEKAHPEVFNVLLQLLDDGRLTDGHGRTVDFKNTVVIMTSNAGVETIRRESRLGFATGGNGDGREGYEKMQEKVLAEVRKMFRPEFINRVDEIIVFHELGEEQLRHIVDLMAKEVETRLEDMSIGIVITEAAKGWLAKVGYDPVYGARPLRRAIEKYVENPLATRILKGDFKEGSTVVVDLGGDELTFTPKGEEIPAGNGRRKGRKPAAPAKGS, encoded by the coding sequence ATGAGACAGGAAAAATTTACCGAGCAGGCCCAGGAGGCCGTCGCCGCGTCACAGCAACTGGTGAGGGAATACCGGCACAACCAGTGGGATGTCGAGCACCTGCTGATGGCGTTGTTGACCCAGGACAAGGGTCTGGTCGGAGAGCTTGTTAAAGAACTGGGTGTCGACGCCGATGCCATTAAAACTGAAGTTGACGCCGCCTTGTCCAGGGTGCCCAAACTGGATTATGACGCCCAGCAGATATTCCCCACCCCCCGCATCGTCCAGGTCGGCCAGGAGGCGTCTCAGGAAGCCCAGCGGTTGAAGGACGAGTTCATCGGCACCGAGCATATCTTCATCGCCATCGTGGGCGAGCCCAAGGGGCTTTCGGCGTCTATCCTGAAGAGCTTCGGCATCGACAAAGAAAAGGTGTATTCGGCTTTACAGAAAATCCGCGGCAGCCACCGCGTCACCGACGCCCGCGCCGAGAGCAAGTACCGTTCCCTGGCCAAGTACTCCCGCGACCTGAACGAAATGGCGGAACAGGGAAAACTGGACCCGGTCATCGGGCGCGAACTTGAAATACGCCGGGTGATGCAGATCCTGACCCGCCGCACCAAGAACAATCCGGTCATCGTCGGCGAGGCCGGTGTGGGCAAGACCGCCATTGCCGAAGGCGTGGCCGAAAAGATCGTTGCCGGAGACGTCCCGTCTTCCCTTAAAAATCGGCGTGTCATGGCCCTGGATATGGGTTCGCTTTTGGCCGGCGCCAAGTTCCGGGGAGAATTTGAGGAGCGGCTTAAGGCGGTGATGGACGAGGTGCGCTCGTCGCAGGGGGAAGTTATCCTATTCATCGACGAGATCCATACCCTCGTCGGCGCCGGAGCGGCCGAAGGGGCCATCGACGCGTCCAATATGCTCAAACCCTCTCTAGCCCGTGGAGAGATGCAGGTTATCGGCGCCACTACGTCCGATGACTACCGCAAATACATCGAGAAAGACAAGGCGCTGGAACGGCGTTTGCAACCGGTCTTCGTTGACGAACCAAGCGTTGAGGATACCATTGAGATTCTGAAGGGTCTGCGCCCCAAGTATGAGGCTCATCACAAGATCAAGATCACCGATGAGGCTTTGGACGCCGCCGCCAGTTTATCGCAGCGCTATATAACTGATCGGCATCTGCCCGACAAGGCCATAGATCTTATCGATGAAGCCGCCTCCAAGATCAGGCTGGATATGGAAAGTACCCCCGAAAACGTACGTGAAATTGAAAAGCGGCTGCAACAGCTGCAGATGGAAGAGGATGCCGCTTCCCAGCGTAACGATTACGCGGAGGCAGCCTCTTTGAAGAGCGAGCGCCTGCGCCTGGAAGAAGAATTCAAAAAGGAGCGGGACGCCTGGATGGCCGGTAAAAAGATAACCGGGGAAGTCTGCGCTCCCGATATTGCCGCACTCATCGCCGTCTCTACCGGCATCCCGGTAAGCCAGATGCTGGAAGGTGAAGCCGAAAAGCTGGTTCATATGGAAGAGCGTATCCACGAGCGTTTCGTCGACCAGAATGAGGCTGTCGTCGCGGTGGCCGAAGCCATCAGGCGCAGCCGGGCGGGACTGAAGGATCCCCGTCGGCCGATAGGCAGCTTCCTCTTCCTCGGCCCGACCGGGGTCGGTAAGACCGAACTGGCCCGTTCTCTGGCCTGGTTCATGTTCGGCGATGAGACTGCTATGGTCCGGATCGACATGTCAGAGTACCAGGAACGCCACACCGTTTCCCGCATGATCGGCGCGCCGCCCGGCTACATCGGCTTCGAGGAAGGCGGCCAGCTGACCGAAGCGGTCCGGAAACGCCCTTACCGCGTGATCCTGCTGGATGAGGTCGAAAAAGCCCATCCTGAAGTGTTCAACGTGTTGCTACAGCTCCTGGACGACGGCCGTCTCACCGACGGGCACGGCCGGACGGTGGACTTCAAGAACACCGTGGTCATCATGACCTCTAACGCCGGGGTTGAGACCATCCGCCGCGAGTCCCGCCTTGGTTTTGCCACCGGGGGCAACGGCGACGGCCGAGAGGGCTACGAAAAGATGCAGGAGAAGGTACTGGCCGAGGTCCGCAAGATGTTCCGGCCGGAATTCATAAACCGCGTCGATGAAATTATCGTCTTCCACGAACTCGGGGAGGAACAACTCCGGCATATCGTGGACCTGATGGCCAAAGAAGTCGAAACAAGGCTTGAAGATATGTCGATCGGCATTGTCATCACAGAGGCTGCCAAGGGTTGGCTGGCCAAGGTCGGCTACGATCCGGTCTACGGCGCAAGGCCGTTACGGCGGGCTATTGAAAAGTATGTCGAGAACCCGCTGGCCACCCGAATCCTTAAAGGCGATTTCAAGGAGGGTTCGACGGTGGTTGTCGATCTTGGGGGCGATGAATTGACCTTCACGCCTAAAGGGGAAGAAATTCCTGCCGGCAACGGCCGTCGCAAGGGTCGCAAACCGGCGGCTCCAGCCAAGGGTTCGTAA
- a CDS encoding DnaJ C-terminal domain-containing protein — protein MAAKDYYATLGLSRTATEDEIKKAFRKLARKYHPDVNPGDKAAEAKFKEINEAHEVLSDKDKRSKYDKYGENWQHAEAFEKAGAGSRQYGGGGTPFEGFDFQQSGGSFGGAYAGEDVGDLFDQILRGGRRRPHRGQDADYEIEISLEEAYHGTNRMLTMQGAKPEKLEVKIPAGVTNGSRIRLAGKGGEGSGGGPRGDLYLVVKVSPNGRFERKDDDLFTTVDVPLTVAVLGGEVTVPTIKGTRLALKIPAETQNGKTFKLGGQGMPHLGKTGNGDLIVRMNVTLPTKLNDKEKELFNELAKIRPAGQAAS, from the coding sequence ATGGCCGCTAAAGACTATTACGCTACCTTGGGTCTCAGCCGCACCGCCACCGAAGATGAGATAAAAAAAGCCTTTCGCAAACTGGCGCGGAAATATCATCCTGACGTTAACCCCGGAGACAAGGCCGCCGAAGCTAAGTTCAAAGAAATCAACGAAGCTCACGAGGTATTGTCCGATAAGGACAAGCGCTCCAAGTACGATAAATACGGCGAAAACTGGCAGCATGCCGAAGCCTTCGAAAAAGCCGGGGCGGGGAGCCGACAGTACGGCGGCGGCGGTACTCCATTTGAAGGTTTTGATTTTCAACAATCCGGCGGATCTTTCGGCGGCGCATATGCCGGCGAAGACGTAGGTGATCTTTTTGATCAGATCCTTCGGGGCGGCCGGCGGCGGCCTCACCGCGGCCAGGATGCTGATTATGAAATCGAGATTTCTCTGGAAGAGGCTTACCACGGGACCAACCGGATGCTGACTATGCAGGGCGCCAAGCCGGAAAAGCTTGAAGTTAAGATTCCTGCCGGGGTAACTAACGGTTCAAGGATTAGACTCGCCGGCAAAGGCGGGGAAGGAAGCGGCGGCGGTCCCCGCGGCGATCTGTACCTGGTCGTCAAAGTGTCGCCCAATGGCAGATTTGAGCGCAAGGACGATGACCTTTTCACGACAGTCGATGTTCCCTTGACCGTGGCGGTTTTGGGCGGAGAGGTCACAGTTCCTACCATCAAAGGTACCCGCCTGGCATTGAAGATCCCCGCAGAAACCCAGAATGGAAAGACGTTCAAACTAGGCGGTCAGGGCATGCCTCACCTGGGCAAGACAGGTAATGGGGATCTCATCGTCCGGATGAACGTCACCCTGCCCACCAAACTGAACGATAAAGAAAAAGAACTGTTTAATGAACTGGCCAAAATCCGGCCTGCCGGTCAGGCTGCAAGTTAG
- a CDS encoding arsenite methyltransferase yields the protein MKDAEIKSYIKDRYGKIARTGGSGCGCSSNCCGSPSADLISRVIGYSDAELSAVPEGANLGLGCGNPTAIAALKPGETVLDLGSGAGFDAFLASKQVGTAGRIIGVDMTPDMLSRARENARKGGYGNVEFRHGEIENLPVESGTVDTIISNCVINLSPDKPKVFSEAFRVLKPGGRIAVSDIVLLEPLPEFVRDSIAAYTACVAGANLKSEYLGAIQRAGFENIKVVGENVFDLDFIDMAPELVKEAESLGITEEMIQHIAETIVSVKVRATKPV from the coding sequence GTGAAAGACGCTGAAATCAAGAGTTATATAAAGGACCGTTACGGGAAAATCGCCCGGACCGGAGGCAGCGGCTGTGGCTGCAGCAGTAATTGTTGCGGTTCCCCGTCTGCCGATCTTATCAGCCGGGTTATCGGCTACTCAGACGCAGAACTATCAGCGGTGCCGGAAGGCGCCAATCTCGGTCTTGGTTGCGGCAATCCCACCGCCATCGCCGCGCTCAAACCAGGGGAAACCGTCCTCGATCTGGGTTCCGGCGCAGGTTTCGATGCCTTTCTGGCTTCAAAACAGGTCGGTACCGCGGGGAGAATAATCGGTGTGGACATGACCCCTGACATGTTGTCAAGGGCTCGTGAAAACGCACGAAAAGGCGGATACGGTAACGTCGAATTCCGGCATGGTGAAATTGAAAATCTACCGGTTGAATCCGGTACTGTCGATACCATCATTTCCAATTGCGTCATTAACCTGTCGCCGGATAAACCAAAGGTTTTCAGCGAGGCTTTCCGGGTGCTGAAACCGGGCGGACGTATCGCCGTCTCAGATATTGTCCTGCTGGAACCTCTCCCGGAATTTGTGAGGGATTCTATTGCCGCGTATACCGCGTGTGTGGCTGGCGCCAATTTAAAGTCTGAATACCTGGGCGCGATCCAACGAGCCGGTTTTGAAAATATCAAAGTTGTCGGGGAAAATGTTTTTGACCTAGACTTCATCGACATGGCTCCCGAGCTGGTGAAAGAGGCTGAATCCCTGGGGATAACCGAAGAGATGATTCAGCATATTGCTGAAACTATCGTCAGCGTGAAGGTACGGGCGACAAAGCCAGTCTAG